TCGTGCCCACGCCGCCGTAGGTCACGTCGGAACCGTCGGACTTGAGCTTGGCGCCGGTGATGGCGCCGCGCGCGTCGTAGACGTTCTCGACTTCCTCGGGCCAGAAATACTCGATGCCGCCCTGGGCGTTCTTGCGCGAGTAGATGTGGTTCAGCACCATGCCCTGGCAGAGCAGCTTGGTGAAGGGCTCGTCGAAATTGAGCAGGCCCATGTCGCGCATGACCTTGGTCCAGAAGCGCGCGTACAGCAGGTGCAGGACCGCGTGTTCGATGCCGCCGATGTATTGGTCCATCGGCATCCAGTAGTCATTGCGCGCGTCGACCATGGCGTTGTCGTTGCCCGGCGAGGTGTAGCGCATGAAGTACCAGGACGAGTCCACGAAGGTGTCCATCGTGTCCGTCTCGCGGCGCGCCGGCTTGCCGCAGCTGGGGCAGGCGCACGACAGGAAGGCTTCGTTCTTGGCCAGCGGATTGCCGCTGCCGTCCGGGATCAGGTCGGCCGGCAGCACCACCGGCAGGTCCTTCTCGGGGACCGGCACCGGGCCGCAGTCCGGGCAGTGGATGATCGGGATCGGGGTGCCCCAGTAGCGCTGGCGCGAGATGCCCCAGTCGCGCAGGCGCCAGGTGGTCTGCTTCTCGCCCAGGCCTTGCGCGCCCAGGTCGGCGGCGATGGCGTCCACGGCTTCCTTGTGGGACAGGCCGTCGTACTTGCCGGATTGGATGGTGCGGCCGCTCTGCTTGTCGCCGTACCATTCCTGCCAGGCGTCGGTGGAATAGGCCTTGCCGGCCACGTCCACGACCTGGCGGATCGGCAGGTCATATTTTTTGGCGAAGGCGAAGTCGCGTTCGTCGTGGGCGGGCACGCCCATCACGGCGCCGTCGCCGTAGGTCATGAGCACGTAGTTGCCGACCCAGACCTCGACCTGGTCGCCGGTGACCGGGTGGGTCACGAACAGGCCGGTGGGCAGGCCTTCCTTTTCGCGCGTGGCCAGTTCGGCCTCGGTGGTGCCGCCCAGCTTGCACTGTTCGATGAAGGCGGCCAGCGCCGGGTTCGACTGCGCGGCGTGGGTGGCCAGGGGGTGTTCCGGCGCCACGGCGCAGAACGTCACGCCCATGATGGTGTCGGCGCGAGTGGTGAAGACGTACAGCTTGCCGTCCTGGATCAGCTGGCCGTCCTGGCCGGCGATCTGGTGCGGGAAGGCGAAGCGCAGGCCTTCGGACTTGCCGATCCAGTTTTCCTGCATCAGGCGCACGCGCTCGGGCCAGCCGGGCAGATCGTTCTGCACCGCGCCCAGCAGTTCGTCGGCGTAATCGGTGATGCGCAGGTAGTAGCCGGGGATCTCACGCTTTTCGACCGGGGCGCCCGAGCGCCAGCCGCGGCCATCGATGACCTGTTCGTTGGCCAGCACGGTCTGGTCGACCGGGTCCCAGTTCACGACCTGGGTCTTGCGGTAGGCGACGCCCTTTTCGAGCATCTTCAGGAACAGCCACTGGTTCCACTTGTAGTACTCGGGGTCGCAGGCGCACATTTCGCGCGACCAGTCGATCGCCAGGCCCATCGCCTTCATCTGCTTCTTCATATAAGCGATGTTGTCGTAGGTCCACTTGGCCGGCGGCACCTTGGACTTGATGGCGGCGTTCTCGGCCGGCATGCCGAAGGCGTCCCAGCCCATCGGCATCAGCACGTTGTAGCCCCGCATGCGCAGCTGGCGCGCCATCATGTCGTTGATGGTGTAGTTGCGCACGTGGCCCATGTGCAGCTTGCCGCTGGGATAGGGCAGCATCGAGCAGGCGTAGAACTTCGGCTTCTCGGAGCCGTCCGGGTTCTTCGCGTGTTCATGGACCAGATAGGCGTCGCGGGCCTGCCAGTCTTGGTGGGCGGCCGCTTCGACGGTAGTGGGGAGGTAACGTTCCTGCATGGGCTCGTGCGCGATGGCG
The window above is part of the Achromobacter deleyi genome. Proteins encoded here:
- the leuS gene encoding leucine--tRNA ligase, which gives rise to MQERYLPTTVEAAAHQDWQARDAYLVHEHAKNPDGSEKPKFYACSMLPYPSGKLHMGHVRNYTINDMMARQLRMRGYNVLMPMGWDAFGMPAENAAIKSKVPPAKWTYDNIAYMKKQMKAMGLAIDWSREMCACDPEYYKWNQWLFLKMLEKGVAYRKTQVVNWDPVDQTVLANEQVIDGRGWRSGAPVEKREIPGYYLRITDYADELLGAVQNDLPGWPERVRLMQENWIGKSEGLRFAFPHQIAGQDGQLIQDGKLYVFTTRADTIMGVTFCAVAPEHPLATHAAQSNPALAAFIEQCKLGGTTEAELATREKEGLPTGLFVTHPVTGDQVEVWVGNYVLMTYGDGAVMGVPAHDERDFAFAKKYDLPIRQVVDVAGKAYSTDAWQEWYGDKQSGRTIQSGKYDGLSHKEAVDAIAADLGAQGLGEKQTTWRLRDWGISRQRYWGTPIPIIHCPDCGPVPVPEKDLPVVLPADLIPDGSGNPLAKNEAFLSCACPSCGKPARRETDTMDTFVDSSWYFMRYTSPGNDNAMVDARNDYWMPMDQYIGGIEHAVLHLLYARFWTKVMRDMGLLNFDEPFTKLLCQGMVLNHIYSRKNAQGGIEYFWPEEVENVYDARGAITGAKLKSDGSDVTYGGVGTMSKSKNNGVDPQSLIDTLGADTARLFVMFASPPEQTLEWSDSGVEGSNRFLRRLWSISYAQRDTVARGLAAGADWTDAPAAVKDLRREVYNLLKQADYDYQRIQYNTVVSACMKMLNAIDDAKLPQGAHADAAYAETLGVLLRVLYPVVPHVTWHLWRDLGYSHELGDLLDAPWPHVDEAALVADEIELMLQVNGKLRGSIRVAAKAAKEDIEKLAAAQEEVARYLEGRPPKRVIVVPGKLVNVVG